Proteins from a single region of Papaver somniferum cultivar HN1 unplaced genomic scaffold, ASM357369v1 unplaced-scaffold_70, whole genome shotgun sequence:
- the LOC113344013 gene encoding AUGMIN subunit 8-like: MDVCEAEQQVLLPRKGGAIAEEIPRPPLVPSEKNNAFSRKTRPTREVPSRYKSTITSSPSLPTHIVPRRSSSPGVTRSVSSTPLFAKRSVSAERRRPSTPPSPPRPSTPNRDSLNDVQTPSRKGVGSVRTEGLWPSTMRSLCVSFQSDTFSLPISKKEKPVTHEHTLKPSANLGHRQSETPLSQRKTTPERKRTPLRGRNASDQSENSRPLDNSHSRIMDQRWPSRTGGKVSGSALNRSIDFTDKPSRTSSSPLPARGLSPSRKSPARIGLQKAQSEAASQLLLDDLGKETVCRPGSSNGASLRSSSPFKIGSSNVSIPLSSSERSSSTLRSSRSQSLPIPGSSRPASPSRAPLLSSSPSRGMISPSRGRPNTPFPSVGSVACRSSTSISVLSFIADVKKGKKGSNHIEDAHQLRLLYNRFMQWRFINARADAASSIQQIAAERTLYNVWIATCELWNSVTMKRINLRELTEELKLNSVLNDQMVYLDDWALLEREHSNSLAGAVEALEACTLRLPVTGGARVDSNSLKDAVCSALDVMQAMGSSVCSLQSRVEGMNGLVSALADVAAQERAMLDECVDLLASTVAMEVEENSLRTHLMQLKRSSAEGEHRTSLLGRLV; this comes from the exons ATGGATGTTTGCGAAGCAGAACAACAGGTACTACTACCAAGGAAAGGGGGAGCAATAGCAGAAGAAATCCCCAGACCACCTTTGGTTCCTTCTGAGAAAAACAATGCCTTCTCTAGAAAAACAAGACCTACGAGGGAAGTTCCATCAAGGTATAAATCTACAATCACTTCTTCTCCATCTTTACCTACACATATTGTTCCGAGAAGAAGTTCTTCTCCTGGTGTTACAAGATCAGTTTCCTCTACCCCTTTATTTGCCAAACGATCAGTATCGGCTGAACGTAGGCGTCCATCGACACCACCTTCACCACCAAGACCGTCAACACCAAACCGTGATTCCCTTAACGATGTGCAAACCCCTTCAAGGAAAGGAGTGGGTAGTGTCCGGACAGAAGGATTGTGGCCTTCCACCATGAGGAGTCTTTGTGTCTCATTCCAGTCTGATACATTTTCTCTTCCAATTAGTAAGAAAGAAAAACCAGTTACTCACGAGCACACGTTGAAGCCTTCGGCAAATTTGGGACACAGGCAATCTGAAACACCTCTATCTCAAAGGAAAACAACACCAGAAAGAAAAAGAACTCCTCTTAGAGGTAGAAATGCGTCCGACCAATCAGAAAACTCTAGACCTTTGGATAATTCACATTCTCGAATTATGGATCAAAGATGGCCTAGTAGAACTGGTGGCAAGGTGTCTGGTAGTGCTCTAAACCGGAGTATTGATTTTACTGATAAGCCTAGCAGAACTAGTTCGTCTCCCCTTCCAGCACGAGGTCTTTCTCCATCAAGAAAATCACCTGCTAGAATAGGATTACAAAAAGCTCAAAGCGAGGCTGCTAGTCAACTACTATTGGATGATCTTGGGAAGGAAACAGTTTGTAGGCCAGGTTCAAGTAATGGTGCTTCGTTGAGATCATCCTCCCCTTtcaaaattggttcatcaaatgTTAGCATTCCTTTGAGTTCATCTGAAAGATCTTCTTCCACATTGCGATCAAGTCGATCCCAGTCCTTGCCCATTCCTGGATCATCTCGTCCCGCATCCCCTAGTAGAGCGCCATTATTATCATCTTCTCCCTCAAGAGGTATGATAAGTCCATCCCGGGGAAGACCAAACACTCCGTTTCCTTCAGTAGGCTCTGTAGCGTGTCGATCCAGTACTTCGATTTCTGTTCTCAGCTTTATCGCTGATGTTAAAAAAGGGAAGAAGGGTTCCAACCATATAGAAGATGCTCATCAGCTTCGTCTACTGTACAATAGATTTATGCAATGGAGATTTATTAATGCTCGAGCAGATGCTGCTTCGTCCATTCAGCAAATAGCAGCAGAG AGAACTCTATACAATGTGTGGATCGCGACTTGTGAACTCTGGAATTCTGTCACAATGAAAAGGATCAATCTCCGAGAATTGACGGAAGAGCTGAAGCTGAACTCAGTTTTGAACGACCAA ATGGTTTACCTTGATGATTgggctttactggaaagagaacaTTCTAATTCCTTAGCTGGGGCGGTTGAAGCTTTAGAGGCTTGCACTCTCCGACTTCCTGTTACTGGAGGGGCAAGG gTAGACAGCAATTCATTGAAAGATGCTGTTTGTTCAGCTCTTGATGTGATGCAGGCAATGGGTTCATCTGTATGTTCTTTACAATCCAGG GTGGAGGGTATGAACGGCTTAGTTTCTGCACTTGCTGACGTAGCCGCACAGGAGAGAGCTATGCTTGATGAATGTGTTGATCTTTTGGCTTCAACGGTTGCAATGGAG GTAGAGGAGAATAGCCTTAGAACGCACCTCATGCAGCTAAAACGGTCTTCAGCTGAAGGTGAACACAGAACCTCCCTTCTGGGAAGACTTGTGTGA